A stretch of the Clarias gariepinus isolate MV-2021 ecotype Netherlands chromosome 26, CGAR_prim_01v2, whole genome shotgun sequence genome encodes the following:
- the LOC128514410 gene encoding suppressor of cytokine signaling 6, with protein sequence MKKTFSLKTFRKSFNIKGKEDGDFVMLQKPTLAPEFTKDDSLFGSCYAKELACDLHGEDARAHKNRSKSESLMGTLKRRLSSKQKPKSKGGSASVGLGDDDDTFSSSSVPISFNEAKAQRPLRSASLRSHHYSPSPWPIRAVDPEEACIKMEVKVKAMVHTPSSSPSFNGVRKEFHDIQMEGLFDDRSESIKTLEPPNNDLHLNMEEHVPVVIGPQDYIQYTMPLDEGMYPESSHSLCLDGTSPIEVMEQVNDELLNVDQGHVDHDLLTSDILMDQSVNGIVLGSPGIVLQNSGSEAPSLSPSLSPVSGGEIPRTYSGFGGADSHVAERVRQHLNFDPNFAPGVSRVYDSVQSSGPMVVTSLTEELKKLAKQGWYWGPITRWEAEDKLLNLQDGSFLVRDSSDDRYLLSLSFRSQSKTLHTRIEHSNGRFSFYEQPDVEGHTSIVDLIEHSIKDSEYGAFCYSRSRQPGSVTYPVRLTNPVSRFMQVRSLQYSCRFVIRQYTRIDLIQKLPLPNKMKDYLQEKHY encoded by the coding sequence ATGAAGAAGACATTTAGCCTTAAGACGTTCCGAAAGTCGTTCAACATCAAGGGCAAAGAGGATGGAGATTTTGTGATGCTTCAGAAGCCGACGTTGGCCCCCGAGTTCACAAAAGACGACTCACTTTTTGGAAGCTGTTACGCCAAAGAGCTAGCTTGTGACCTCCATGGTGAGGACGCAAGGGCCCACAAGAACAGATCCAAGAGCGAAAGTCTTATGGGGACCTTAAAGAGGAGGCTTTCTTCTAAGCAGAAACCTAAAAGTAAAGGTGGGTCAGCTTCAGTGGGCTTGGGAGATGATGACGATACATTCTCGTCCTCGTCAGTCCCCATAAGCTTTAATGAAGCCAAAGCCCAGCGCCCTTTACGATCAGCATCTCTGCGGAGTCATCACTACAGCCCTTCGCCTTGGCCCATAAGAGCTGTTGACCCTGAGGAAGCCTGTATTAAGATGGAGGTGAAGGTAAAAGCCATGGTTCACACACCAAGCTCCAGTCCATCCTTTAATGGTGTCAGAAAAGAATTCCATGACATCCAGATGGAGGGACTTTTTGATGATCGAAGCGAGTCTATAAAGACTTTAGAGCCTCCAAACAATGACTTGCATTTAAACATGGAAGAACATGTGCCTGTAGTTATTGGACCTCAGGATTACATCCAGTACACAATGCCTTTAGATGAGGGAATGTACCCCGAATCGTCCCACTCGCTGTGCTTGGATGGCACCTCGCCGATAGAGGTGATGGAACAAGTCAATGACGAACTGTTAAATGTGGATCAAGGACATGTCGACCATGATCTCCTAACATCAGATATTCTCATGGATCAGTCCGTGAACGGGATTGTACTCGGCAGCCCGGGAATAGTCCTTCAAAATTCAGGATCCGAGGCTCCTTCACTTTCGCCTTCGCTTTCCCCTGTTTCTGGCGGCGAAATTCCAAGAACCTATTCTGGATTTGGTGGTGCTGATTCACACGTTGCCGAAAGAGTGAGGCAGCATCTCAATTTCGACCCTAATTTCGCCCCTGGAGTTAGCAGGGTATATGATTCAGTACAAAGCAGTGGACCAATGGTTGTCACAAGCCTTACGGAAGAGCTGAAGAAACTCGCTAAGCAGGGTTGGTACTGGGGACCTATAACGCGATGGGAGGCTGAGGACAAGCTTCTCAATCTTCAGGACGGTTCTTTTTTGGTGCGCGATAGCTCAGACGACCGCTATCTTCTCAGCTTGAGCTTCCGATCACAAAGCAAGACTCTTCACACCAGGATCGAACATTCGAACGGAAGGTTCAGTTTTTACGAACAGCCCGATGTAGAAGGACACACATCCATCGTTGACCTTATCGAGCACTCTATTAAGGACTCAGAATACGGCGCCTTCTGTTACTCCAGATCGCGGCAGCCAGGGTCTGTGACGTACCCGGTCCGATTGACCAATCCCGTATCTCGTTTCATGCAAGTGCGTTCGCTGCAGTACTCGTGCCGATTCGTTATTCGGCAATACACACGGATTGACCTGATTCAGAAACTACCTTTACCAAACAAAATGAAAGATTACTTGCAGGAAAAGCACTACTGA